The Leucobacter viscericola genome includes a window with the following:
- a CDS encoding alpha/beta hydrolase produces MTVWREDVLGEGFECTDLDLGSDDEGPLVATLVRSLPTPRGFFDRLFKHGRLLEDVDVLYVHGWSDYFFQRHLAEFWTSRGARFYALDLRKYGRSLREGQTPGYIENLNDYSVEIELAINVMREAQDQAQPPRRLVLFGHSTGGLVLSLWAGAHPGRADALILNSPWLEFQLSSTGRQVIMPLISLRAKSRPHEVAPQLDYGFYTRAQRQVGPQDEIAVINTVWRPERTHAVLTGWMRAILAGHAQVTHGLHIKAPIGVLLSSRFVLPMRWSEDLTRADTVLDVEEVAKAALKLGSSVTVERIDGALHDVFLSAEEPRREAYARLERWVEGWRAADRATRRWES; encoded by the coding sequence ATGACCGTGTGGCGCGAAGATGTTCTCGGGGAAGGCTTCGAGTGCACCGATTTGGATCTCGGATCTGACGACGAAGGGCCGCTCGTTGCCACGCTCGTGCGGTCGTTACCGACTCCGCGCGGTTTCTTCGACAGGCTGTTCAAACACGGTCGCCTGCTCGAAGACGTGGACGTTCTCTATGTGCACGGCTGGTCCGATTACTTCTTTCAGCGTCACCTCGCTGAATTCTGGACCAGCCGTGGTGCAAGGTTCTACGCGCTAGATCTGCGCAAGTATGGCCGCAGTCTGCGCGAGGGGCAGACGCCCGGGTACATCGAAAATCTAAACGATTACAGCGTCGAGATTGAGCTCGCCATCAACGTGATGCGTGAGGCTCAGGATCAGGCCCAGCCCCCGAGACGGCTCGTGCTCTTTGGGCACTCGACGGGTGGTCTGGTGCTCAGCCTGTGGGCCGGAGCGCATCCGGGCAGGGCCGACGCCCTGATCCTGAACAGCCCGTGGCTCGAGTTTCAGCTCTCGAGCACGGGCCGGCAGGTCATCATGCCGCTCATCAGCCTCCGCGCCAAGTCGCGGCCTCACGAGGTGGCCCCGCAGCTCGACTACGGCTTTTACACGCGGGCGCAGCGGCAGGTCGGCCCGCAGGATGAGATCGCGGTGATCAACACCGTCTGGCGGCCGGAGCGCACACACGCGGTCTTAACGGGCTGGATGCGCGCGATCCTGGCGGGCCATGCCCAGGTGACCCACGGCCTGCACATTAAGGCTCCGATTGGGGTGCTGCTGTCTTCGCGTTTCGTGCTGCCGATGCGGTGGAGCGAAGATTTGACCAGAGCCGACACCGTGCTGGATGTCGAGGAGGTGGCTAAGGCCGCGCTCAAGCTCGGCTCGTCGGTCACCGTCGAGCGGATCGACGGTGCACTGCACGACGTGTTTCTCTCGGCCGAGGAGCCCCGCAGAGAGGCGTACGCGCGCCTGGAGCGGTGGGTGGAGGGGTGGCGTGCTGCGGATCGCGCAACACGACGCTGGGAGTCGTAA
- a CDS encoding anthranilate synthase component II, translating to MTNILVIDNYDSFVYTLNGYLQQLGASTRVIRNDELTAGELERLVTEFDGVLISPGPGTPTDAGLSIAMVGIALRSGVPLLGVCLGHQAIAEALGGVVTHAEELMHGKVSRVHHTGDSFFDGVAPEFNATRYHSLAVVRDTVPDSLTITAETANGIVMALRHRELPIYGVQYHPESVLTEGGYQQLGNWLKAAGHANAAEIAASLSPLLAKDA from the coding sequence ATGACAAACATTCTTGTCATCGACAACTACGACAGCTTTGTGTACACCCTCAACGGGTACCTGCAGCAGCTCGGTGCAAGCACGCGCGTTATTCGTAACGACGAGCTGACCGCCGGTGAACTCGAGCGTCTCGTCACCGAGTTCGACGGTGTGCTGATCTCACCCGGACCCGGCACCCCCACGGATGCTGGACTGTCGATCGCGATGGTCGGGATCGCGCTACGCTCCGGTGTGCCCCTGCTCGGGGTCTGCCTGGGGCACCAGGCGATCGCCGAAGCCCTCGGTGGTGTGGTCACCCACGCCGAAGAGCTGATGCACGGCAAGGTCTCGCGGGTGCATCACACCGGCGACTCGTTCTTCGACGGAGTCGCACCCGAGTTCAATGCAACGCGGTACCATTCCCTCGCCGTTGTGCGCGATACCGTACCGGACTCGCTCACCATCACTGCAGAGACAGCAAACGGCATTGTCATGGCCCTACGCCACCGTGAGCTGCCCATCTACGGCGTGCAGTACCACCCCGAGTCTGTACTCACCGAGGGTGGGTATCAGCAGCTCGGCAACTGGCTGAAGGCCGCCGGACACGCCAACGCAGCGGAGATCGCTGCATCGCTCTCTCCGCTGCTTGCGAAGGACGCCTAG
- a CDS encoding peptidylprolyl isomerase, producing the protein MTLHSSVATVHTNHGDIVINLFGDHAPKTVKNFTDLAEKGFYDGVIFHRIIPNFMIQGGDPTGTGTGGPGYTFDDEIHPELVFDKPYQLAMANAGKRPDLTGRLAGTNGSQFFITTIAPDWLNGKHSIFGEVANDESKAVVDAISAVQTAAGDRPLEDVVITGVDIVKA; encoded by the coding sequence ATGACACTTCACAGCTCTGTAGCCACTGTCCACACCAACCACGGCGATATCGTCATCAACCTCTTCGGCGATCATGCACCGAAGACCGTGAAGAACTTCACCGACCTTGCTGAGAAGGGCTTCTACGACGGAGTCATCTTCCACCGCATCATCCCCAACTTCATGATTCAGGGTGGCGACCCCACGGGTACCGGCACCGGCGGCCCCGGCTACACCTTTGACGACGAGATCCACCCCGAGCTCGTTTTCGACAAGCCTTACCAGCTCGCTATGGCCAACGCCGGCAAGCGCCCCGACCTGACCGGTCGCCTCGCAGGCACCAACGGTTCACAGTTCTTCATCACGACGATCGCTCCCGATTGGCTGAATGGCAAGCACTCCATCTTCGGTGAGGTCGCAAACGACGAGTCGAAGGCTGTTGTCGACGCAATCTCGGCAGTACAGACCGCTGCGGGCGATCGCCCGCTCGAAGACGTCGTCATCACCGGCGTCGACATCGTCAAGGCGTAA
- a CDS encoding rhomboid family intramembrane serine protease, with amino-acid sequence MAANGSTPAFGERASYGPNDVCYRHPGVHSFTLCQRCGRTICPQCQITSPVGVLCPECVKQTQSGAAQRSTRKVRVAGRRIAALDSPVTYGIMALCVLVFIVQSLSYYFGGSEVTRALWYAPLYSLPGDVGPGFEPWRMFTVMFTHSTGTLLHILFNMLALWMFGRNLEQMIGHMQFLVLYLFAGIGGSLGSMFWAYVDPSTLVTPTVGASGAIFGVLGATLVAYKAANVNITSLAVLIAINIGIGFLPGVGIAWQAHLGGMLVGALTMWLMLGVRGPRKKTQRILTLTSLGVILAALACSYLVVMPDISRWLS; translated from the coding sequence GTGGCGGCGAACGGATCGACCCCGGCCTTCGGCGAGCGTGCCTCGTACGGGCCGAACGACGTCTGCTATCGCCACCCGGGTGTGCACAGTTTCACGCTGTGCCAGCGCTGCGGCCGCACGATCTGCCCCCAGTGCCAGATCACCTCTCCCGTGGGAGTGCTGTGCCCGGAGTGCGTGAAACAGACTCAGTCGGGTGCAGCGCAACGCTCTACACGTAAGGTGCGGGTGGCCGGGCGCAGGATCGCTGCGCTCGATTCCCCGGTGACCTACGGCATCATGGCGCTCTGCGTGCTGGTGTTTATCGTGCAGTCGTTGAGCTACTACTTCGGCGGGAGCGAGGTCACTCGGGCGCTGTGGTACGCACCGCTGTATTCACTGCCGGGTGACGTTGGCCCCGGGTTTGAACCCTGGCGCATGTTCACCGTCATGTTTACGCACTCCACAGGAACGCTGCTCCACATCCTCTTCAACATGTTGGCGCTGTGGATGTTTGGCCGAAATCTTGAGCAGATGATCGGCCACATGCAGTTTCTGGTGCTGTATCTGTTTGCGGGTATTGGCGGATCGCTGGGCTCGATGTTCTGGGCCTACGTCGATCCGAGCACCCTTGTCACACCGACGGTTGGTGCCTCGGGCGCGATCTTTGGTGTGCTCGGGGCGACCCTCGTGGCGTACAAGGCCGCGAACGTAAACATCACCTCGCTTGCGGTGCTCATCGCAATCAATATTGGGATCGGGTTTTTGCCCGGTGTTGGGATCGCCTGGCAGGCACACCTCGGTGGCATGCTCGTCGGTGCACTTACCATGTGGTTGATGCTGGGTGTGCGTGGTCCACGAAAGAAGACCCAGCGAATACTGACACTCACGTCGCTCGGTGTGATCCTTGCTGCACTCGCTTGTTCGTATCTTGTCGTTATGCCAGACATCTCTCGCTGGTTATCGTAA
- a CDS encoding DUF4097 family beta strand repeat-containing protein: protein MSTTPTPTETPSRASRPIMITTAVVGGFALLTVGSSAALAALSTGTSDDGSLYTSNATVDNWITGIDIDANAANFTLAYGDVVDATLEAKGPRASKWKLYTEGNDLKVESPSGFFSACLIGCARGGDTVTLTLPKELEEKALDVDASLGAGKLSAAGRFGDFDLDMSAGKVVFTGAARSLDVEMSAGAFSGVVAGVREASFNVSAGSAKTEITGVAPREVDVEVSAGSVDLTLPNEAYRVDTDVSAGSVNNKLRTDPTSKNLISAEVSAGTVTLRQGK from the coding sequence ATGAGCACCACCCCAACACCCACAGAAACCCCCTCGCGCGCTTCACGGCCCATCATGATTACGACCGCGGTGGTTGGTGGCTTCGCCCTGCTCACGGTCGGATCGTCGGCAGCGCTGGCGGCCCTCAGCACAGGCACGAGCGACGACGGCTCTCTTTACACCTCGAACGCGACAGTGGATAACTGGATCACCGGCATCGATATTGATGCCAATGCCGCAAACTTCACCCTCGCTTACGGTGACGTTGTGGATGCCACGCTTGAGGCTAAGGGACCGCGTGCCAGCAAGTGGAAGCTGTACACCGAGGGGAATGACCTGAAAGTCGAGAGCCCAAGCGGGTTCTTCTCGGCCTGCCTCATCGGATGCGCCAGGGGCGGAGACACTGTCACGCTGACCCTGCCCAAGGAGCTCGAAGAAAAGGCTCTTGATGTAGACGCCTCGCTCGGCGCCGGGAAGCTGAGCGCAGCGGGCCGTTTCGGTGACTTTGACCTCGACATGAGCGCCGGCAAGGTGGTGTTCACGGGAGCAGCCCGTTCGCTGGACGTCGAGATGAGCGCCGGTGCGTTTAGCGGTGTCGTTGCCGGAGTGCGTGAGGCGAGCTTCAACGTCTCTGCAGGGTCTGCGAAGACTGAGATAACGGGAGTGGCACCGCGTGAGGTTGACGTAGAGGTGAGTGCCGGATCGGTCGACCTGACCCTTCCCAACGAGGCTTACCGCGTTGACACTGATGTCTCGGCCGGCAGCGTCAACAATAAGCTGCGCACAGACCCGACCTCGAAGAACCTCATCTCAGCTGAGGTCAGCGCGGGAACGGTAACTCTCCGCCAAGGGAAGTAG
- a CDS encoding class E sortase codes for MVDSRERPRKRRRARLSPLTVIGELLLLGGLGVLGYIVWQPWHTGVTVTAKQEKLSAAESAKWDKVEQAPWDGTVPVTATPAPAEVFAVLHAPEFGTTYANRIAQTTDWWTVLNLDNKGIGHYETTQMPGEPGNFVLAGHRSGPLINSFREVMNLRVGDPLFIETKDGWYTYRFRDIEYVLPTETDVTNPFPRLEGQPGKDQIMTFTTCHPKLAGSAERAIAYSVFEAYQPRSAGPPAELVKLNPTMKGTQAPRGDGKPETGGDTQ; via the coding sequence ATGGTCGATAGTCGTGAGAGGCCGCGTAAGCGCCGCCGAGCTCGCTTGAGTCCCCTCACAGTTATCGGGGAACTCCTGCTTCTCGGTGGACTTGGTGTGCTCGGATACATTGTTTGGCAACCCTGGCACACGGGTGTCACAGTGACAGCAAAGCAGGAAAAACTCTCGGCTGCAGAGTCTGCAAAGTGGGACAAGGTTGAGCAGGCACCCTGGGACGGCACGGTTCCCGTGACCGCAACACCGGCGCCAGCAGAGGTCTTCGCGGTGCTGCACGCTCCCGAGTTCGGCACCACCTACGCAAACCGGATCGCCCAGACGACCGACTGGTGGACGGTGTTGAACCTTGATAACAAGGGCATCGGTCACTACGAGACCACCCAGATGCCGGGAGAGCCCGGTAACTTTGTGCTCGCCGGTCACCGCTCCGGTCCGCTCATCAACTCTTTCCGCGAGGTCATGAACCTTCGGGTTGGTGATCCTCTGTTCATTGAGACAAAAGACGGCTGGTACACCTACCGCTTCCGCGATATTGAGTACGTGCTGCCGACGGAGACCGACGTTACGAACCCCTTCCCGAGGCTTGAAGGGCAGCCCGGTAAAGATCAGATCATGACCTTTACCACCTGCCACCCCAAGCTGGCGGGCAGTGCCGAACGTGCGATCGCGTACTCGGTGTTTGAGGCCTACCAGCCGCGCAGCGCGGGTCCGCCCGCTGAGCTCGTCAAGTTGAATCCGACAATGAAGGGTACGCAGGCTCCGAGAGGAGACGGGAAGCCCGAGACAGGAGGGGACACACAATAA
- a CDS encoding protein kinase domain-containing protein, producing MRPSAGITFGGRYELSSRIAVGGMGEVWKASDSIIGRTVAIKILKDEYMGDPGFLERFRAEARHAALVNHEGIANVFDYGEEQGSAYIVMELVPGEPLSTIIEREGKLPANRVLGIVAQTATSLQAAHDAGLVHRDIKPGNLLITPEGRVKITDFGIARIADQVPLTATGQVMGTVQYLAPEQASGHTATATTDIYSLGIVAYECLAGKRPFTGESQVAIAMAQINDTPPDLPNDVPEPVRNLVYACLAKDAAGRPQTAAKLAQAAAALHRGNVQLAASYVPQILGETAPATTALPQTTMLDDAATTALPQTTVMAGQTAATTALADDALEGEEEEPVKKKKSRWTWPLITLGVLILLIVGGTVFALMNNGNGDEKPTTTTTTTPKKTTAKTTTPPPAPTTGAVNEADLLGMNVDQAIGQLNAQGFTNVVKQEGNPAPDEEVGKVTGVNPTGAEVPFDQLITLTYNVAFGGVTKPAAPSASPASINSGGTSSVSWPVASCPTGLSLQAYEVKTTGSGSAPGSVTSPTVTVTASDLNADDPNGTITVTYSVTCGNGSSVVRTSDPSDPVEITVKAPSKPTDGN from the coding sequence ATGAGACCATCTGCAGGGATCACATTCGGCGGACGTTACGAGCTCAGCTCGCGGATCGCCGTCGGTGGCATGGGCGAGGTGTGGAAGGCAAGCGACAGCATTATCGGTCGCACCGTCGCCATCAAGATCCTCAAAGACGAGTACATGGGCGATCCTGGCTTTCTCGAGCGCTTCCGCGCCGAGGCCCGCCACGCCGCTCTCGTCAACCACGAGGGCATCGCAAACGTCTTTGACTATGGCGAGGAGCAGGGCTCCGCGTACATCGTGATGGAGCTGGTTCCGGGTGAGCCACTCTCCACGATCATCGAACGCGAGGGCAAGCTTCCCGCCAATCGTGTGCTCGGGATTGTGGCCCAGACCGCGACATCGCTGCAGGCCGCTCACGACGCTGGCCTCGTGCACCGCGACATCAAGCCGGGCAACCTGCTGATTACCCCCGAGGGCCGCGTCAAGATCACGGACTTCGGGATCGCGCGCATCGCCGACCAGGTGCCACTCACCGCGACCGGCCAGGTCATGGGCACCGTGCAGTACCTCGCGCCCGAGCAAGCGAGTGGCCACACGGCGACCGCCACGACCGACATCTACTCACTCGGCATCGTCGCGTACGAGTGCCTCGCGGGAAAGCGTCCCTTCACGGGTGAGTCGCAGGTCGCGATCGCCATGGCGCAGATCAACGACACTCCTCCGGACCTGCCGAACGACGTGCCAGAGCCCGTGCGCAACCTCGTGTACGCCTGCCTCGCGAAAGATGCAGCAGGCCGCCCGCAGACCGCAGCAAAGCTCGCGCAGGCAGCCGCTGCGCTGCACCGCGGCAACGTGCAGCTCGCAGCGAGCTACGTACCCCAGATTCTGGGTGAGACGGCGCCCGCGACCACCGCGCTGCCGCAGACAACCATGCTCGACGATGCTGCCACCACGGCGCTGCCGCAGACCACAGTGATGGCGGGTCAGACCGCCGCAACCACCGCTCTCGCTGACGACGCTCTCGAAGGTGAAGAAGAAGAGCCGGTCAAAAAGAAGAAGAGCCGCTGGACGTGGCCCCTCATTACGCTCGGCGTGCTGATCCTGCTCATTGTGGGCGGCACCGTCTTTGCGTTGATGAACAACGGGAACGGCGACGAGAAGCCAACGACCACGACCACTACAACGCCTAAGAAGACGACGGCCAAAACGACCACGCCCCCTCCAGCTCCGACCACCGGTGCTGTGAACGAGGCCGACCTGCTCGGCATGAACGTCGATCAGGCAATTGGCCAGCTCAACGCTCAAGGTTTCACCAATGTTGTGAAGCAAGAGGGTAACCCCGCTCCAGATGAAGAGGTCGGTAAGGTCACCGGCGTGAACCCGACGGGTGCTGAGGTGCCGTTTGACCAGCTCATCACCCTGACCTACAACGTTGCCTTTGGTGGCGTCACAAAGCCGGCAGCACCTTCCGCTAGCCCCGCGTCCATCAACTCGGGCGGCACCTCCTCGGTGAGCTGGCCGGTGGCCTCGTGCCCGACCGGTCTCAGCCTGCAGGCCTACGAAGTTAAAACTACGGGGTCGGGATCTGCACCGGGATCGGTCACGAGCCCGACCGTTACCGTCACCGCGAGCGATCTGAACGCGGACGACCCCAACGGAACGATCACCGTCACCTACTCCGTTACCTGCGGCAATGGATCGTCAGTTGTGCGCACCTCTGATCCGTCGGACCCCGTCGAGATCACGGTGAAGGCCCCGTCGAAACCCACAGACGGCAACTAG
- a CDS encoding cell division protein CrgA, with amino-acid sequence MSAARKEVSKRKAAEVSLSREEAAAARKNAPNPVWFKPVMFGFMLLGLIWIVLFYVTSSTLQLPVPALGQANIFVGFGFVLIGFLMTPWWK; translated from the coding sequence ATGTCAGCAGCACGTAAAGAGGTAAGCAAGCGCAAGGCAGCGGAAGTTTCGCTGAGTCGCGAGGAGGCAGCAGCGGCTCGGAAGAACGCTCCGAACCCTGTCTGGTTTAAGCCGGTCATGTTTGGGTTTATGCTTCTTGGCCTCATTTGGATCGTGCTGTTCTACGTCACGAGCTCGACGCTGCAACTGCCAGTGCCGGCTCTCGGCCAGGCAAACATCTTCGTCGGTTTTGGCTTTGTGCTGATCGGCTTCCTTATGACTCCGTGGTGGAAGTAA
- a CDS encoding NUDIX hydrolase, with translation MDLRVAAYAVVERRGKILLTHWRRGHLHGWTLPGGGLESGEDPRDAVVREVLEETGLEARVGKLIGVDSRVMVREEVPADKDPELHTIRIVYRATVKDGPLQHEIGGSSDEARWVPIKEIRSLRTLSLVQTGLRMAGIGRRPGQQGGKSGGKSGKSRK, from the coding sequence ATGGATCTTAGAGTGGCTGCATACGCAGTGGTGGAGCGGCGGGGCAAGATCCTGCTCACCCACTGGCGTCGCGGTCATTTGCACGGCTGGACGCTGCCGGGTGGTGGGCTTGAAAGTGGCGAGGATCCGCGCGACGCAGTTGTGCGCGAGGTACTTGAAGAGACGGGCCTCGAGGCTCGAGTTGGCAAACTTATCGGGGTCGACTCTCGCGTGATGGTGCGCGAAGAGGTGCCGGCTGACAAAGACCCCGAGCTGCACACCATTCGAATTGTGTACCGTGCGACTGTGAAAGACGGTCCGCTTCAGCACGAGATTGGCGGATCCTCAGACGAGGCCCGCTGGGTGCCGATCAAAGAGATCCGCTCGCTGCGCACGCTCTCGCTCGTGCAGACCGGTCTGCGCATGGCCGGCATCGGTCGTCGCCCGGGCCAGCAGGGCGGCAAATCGGGTGGCAAGTCAGGCAAGTCCCGCAAATAA
- a CDS encoding DNA/RNA helicase — MKLSRKRRRELRRLRGEAQELLDHQRVVLGHAGEVLHEASRQARKLSDEYVAPRVDVALEAARPTIDRGVESARRAANTVRRTATPLVASALASTIQKLDQLEQVEASRQVRGFGERTGFLQPAKKKRRAGGVIAIGFGIAAAVGVGYALWQAFRTDDELWVAPEGE, encoded by the coding sequence ATGAAACTCTCACGTAAGCGCCGTCGCGAACTCCGTCGTCTGCGCGGAGAAGCACAGGAGCTGCTCGATCACCAGCGCGTCGTACTCGGCCACGCGGGCGAGGTCTTGCACGAAGCAAGCCGCCAGGCGCGAAAGCTGAGCGACGAGTACGTTGCGCCTCGCGTTGACGTGGCGCTTGAGGCTGCGAGGCCAACAATTGATCGTGGCGTCGAGTCTGCACGCCGCGCAGCAAACACGGTTCGCCGCACGGCAACACCGCTTGTTGCGAGTGCGCTGGCATCGACCATTCAAAAGCTCGACCAGCTCGAGCAGGTTGAGGCTTCACGCCAGGTACGCGGCTTCGGTGAGCGCACCGGATTCCTGCAGCCCGCAAAGAAGAAGCGTCGCGCGGGTGGCGTCATCGCCATCGGGTTCGGGATCGCTGCCGCCGTCGGCGTCGGATACGCGCTGTGGCAGGCATTCCGCACTGACGATGAACTCTGGGTCGCACCCGAGGGTGAATAA
- the pknB gene encoding Stk1 family PASTA domain-containing Ser/Thr kinase: protein MSTEEVIMPETADGGEQRVLAGRYAIGEFIGQGGMATVYRGTDTKLGRSVAIKVMKADLAGDEQFRSRFRQEAQSASRMAHPTVVRVFDAGDDLIQTASGPKRLPFIVMEYVEGHNLREILADGNLSQTEACRVVDAVLTALEYSHRAGIVHRDIKPANIMVTKSGQVKVMDFGIARAVSETSSTLQQTTAILGTAAYFSPEQAKGESIDARTDLYSTAVLLYELLTGDVPFRGDSAVAVAYQHVSERPTAPSERNPEVPAELDRVVLYGLAKDRAKRFQSASEFRDALRIAASGKMPKLSVPTQSETLLFSGGEEVSESDLALRQLAEGGGATRTQSRPPVMWTWAAILTVGAVIIAVVFWLVTLVPQQFQPDTSRVVPSLVNKDRDAAVVALQKLDLVPLTIEQTSKDIEAGKVISTDPEAKTVLEQGDKVTVYVSTGPETAKVPKVGHMNKDEYTAALKALGLKVGIVTTADSPVEAQGRVLSVSPEEGTSLTSGDSVEITVSSGKVAVPDVTNQPLEAARMQLSGLGLGVNVKVSSAAETGCVPQDGFPILNQSIVGTQPQGSKLDITYCAG, encoded by the coding sequence ATGAGCACGGAAGAGGTGATCATGCCCGAAACGGCTGACGGCGGCGAACAGCGTGTGCTCGCCGGTCGCTACGCGATTGGGGAGTTCATCGGCCAGGGTGGCATGGCCACCGTCTACCGTGGCACAGACACCAAGCTCGGTCGCTCGGTTGCGATCAAGGTGATGAAGGCCGACCTGGCCGGAGACGAGCAGTTCCGCTCGCGCTTCCGTCAGGAGGCCCAGTCGGCTTCACGCATGGCTCACCCGACCGTTGTGCGGGTGTTTGACGCCGGCGACGATCTCATTCAGACGGCGAGCGGCCCGAAGCGGCTACCGTTCATCGTGATGGAGTATGTCGAGGGACACAACCTCCGCGAGATCCTCGCCGATGGCAACCTCTCGCAGACTGAGGCCTGCCGAGTCGTTGACGCCGTTCTGACGGCACTTGAGTACTCGCACCGCGCTGGCATTGTGCACCGCGATATTAAGCCTGCAAACATCATGGTCACGAAGAGTGGCCAGGTAAAGGTGATGGACTTCGGGATCGCGCGAGCCGTCTCTGAAACCTCGTCGACTCTGCAGCAGACGACCGCGATCCTCGGCACCGCCGCCTACTTCTCGCCTGAACAGGCGAAGGGCGAGTCCATCGATGCACGCACAGACCTGTACTCGACCGCGGTGTTGCTGTACGAACTCCTCACGGGTGACGTGCCATTCCGCGGCGACTCCGCCGTCGCGGTCGCGTACCAGCACGTGAGCGAACGCCCCACCGCGCCGAGCGAGCGCAACCCCGAGGTTCCGGCAGAGCTCGATCGAGTTGTGCTGTACGGGCTCGCGAAGGATCGCGCCAAGCGCTTCCAGTCTGCCTCTGAGTTCCGCGATGCACTGCGCATCGCGGCGAGCGGCAAGATGCCAAAGCTTTCGGTTCCGACCCAGTCAGAGACCCTCCTGTTCTCGGGCGGTGAAGAGGTGTCGGAGTCAGATCTGGCGCTGCGGCAGCTCGCCGAGGGCGGCGGGGCAACCCGCACCCAGAGCCGACCACCCGTGATGTGGACCTGGGCCGCGATCCTCACCGTTGGCGCGGTCATTATTGCCGTGGTCTTCTGGCTCGTGACACTTGTACCCCAGCAGTTTCAGCCGGATACGTCGCGCGTCGTGCCCTCACTCGTCAACAAGGATCGTGACGCGGCCGTTGTCGCACTCCAGAAGCTCGACCTAGTTCCTCTGACCATCGAGCAGACGAGCAAAGACATTGAGGCGGGCAAGGTCATCTCAACCGACCCCGAGGCAAAGACTGTTCTCGAGCAGGGTGACAAGGTCACCGTCTATGTTTCGACCGGCCCGGAGACGGCGAAGGTTCCCAAAGTCGGTCACATGAACAAGGACGAGTACACGGCGGCCCTCAAGGCGCTTGGTCTCAAGGTTGGCATTGTGACCACGGCCGATAGTCCGGTCGAGGCACAGGGTCGAGTGCTCTCAGTCTCACCCGAAGAGGGAACCTCGCTCACCTCGGGTGACAGCGTCGAAATTACCGTGTCCAGCGGTAAGGTTGCCGTCCCCGATGTGACAAATCAGCCCCTCGAAGCGGCACGCATGCAGCTGTCCGGACTCGGCCTTGGGGTGAACGTCAAGGTGAGTTCTGCCGCCGAGACCGGTTGTGTGCCTCAGGACGGCTTCCCGATCCTGAATCAGTCAATCGTCGGAACCCAACCGCAGGGCTCCAAGCTCGACATCACGTACTGCGCGGGCTAG
- a CDS encoding response regulator, producing MRILICEDSVLLREGLVRLLEHSGHEVVAALPDTEQVLESVVSESPDLCILDVRLPPTFTDEGIRMALDLRQRYPELPLLVLSQYVEERYASDLIAAKGGAFGYLLKDRVADVTEFVESLERIAGGATVLDPEVVAQLLTRRGRDDQMESLTPRERTVLAAIAEGRSNQAIAALLFLSEASVEKHITAIFQKLGLEADESGNRRVLAAIAHIENAGGTPGTTQTGTTR from the coding sequence GTGCGCATCCTAATTTGTGAGGACTCCGTACTGCTTCGTGAGGGGCTCGTTCGCCTCCTCGAGCACAGCGGACACGAGGTGGTCGCGGCGCTGCCCGATACCGAGCAGGTGCTTGAGTCCGTTGTGAGTGAGTCACCTGATCTGTGCATCCTCGACGTAAGACTGCCTCCCACGTTTACCGACGAGGGCATTCGTATGGCGCTGGATCTGCGTCAGCGTTATCCCGAGCTGCCGCTGCTGGTGCTCTCGCAATACGTCGAGGAGCGCTACGCGAGCGACCTGATCGCTGCGAAAGGTGGCGCATTCGGTTACCTGCTGAAGGATCGGGTTGCCGACGTGACAGAGTTTGTCGAATCGCTTGAGCGCATCGCCGGGGGAGCAACCGTGCTCGACCCCGAGGTTGTGGCGCAGTTGCTTACCCGACGCGGTCGAGACGACCAGATGGAATCCCTCACCCCGCGCGAGCGAACGGTACTCGCCGCGATCGCAGAGGGCCGATCCAACCAGGCGATAGCCGCGCTGCTGTTTCTATCAGAGGCGAGCGTCGAAAAACACATCACCGCGATCTTCCAGAAGCTTGGCCTCGAGGCCGACGAGTCCGGCAACCGCCGCGTGCTCGCCGCAATCGCACATATTGAAAACGCCGGTGGAACGCCCGGCACGACACAGACGGGAACCACACGATGA